A DNA window from Mycoplasmopsis pullorum contains the following coding sequences:
- a CDS encoding IS1634 family transposase: protein MNYNLCKKKQNGKYYLVLAISKGFKKGYGSQIGLGYWEDIKEKYSLSSIEDIKEIASKIDVNLDKQSAKEEFFKLLKPNSVKTSIQNIGIDLIYKIIKELDLFSALPKSKHKSLEEVLEFFIATRIILPRSYMSQYKNKNDFINDINVKKTSIYNYLDVILENKDSVLVNLFNKINELTNRNNEIIHFDNTTVYFESFTRKGIRKNGFSKDGKHNEDQVVIAMAVDWNGIPLHYKVFPGNTADGKTMLSFVLELQFLYKINDITIVADRGINNNANLRFLEQKGIKYIFQKRLDTLSNEMKKFILQDENYTFRDDFFWKEQMVESIWNKKRFNGQYRKWCVFFSPGKRTLDKLKRNNFIDKLNQKAINGELHLSSLVPEYKKKYMDINGKTVAKLNWEKIKKKESEDGFYIIETNILNLTPSRANEIYKRQWKVEENFRTLKSSLQVRPVFVHSEKHILAHLLLCFIALVVLKYSLYKLKNYYKSNGEIQRVTLDLFIDSLRMMTITRKEIDGKVVQEIINDLDENHKENIKIYKDFIACMT, encoded by the coding sequence ATGAACTACAATCTATGCAAGAAAAAGCAAAATGGAAAATATTATTTAGTTTTAGCTATTTCAAAAGGTTTTAAAAAAGGTTACGGTAGTCAAATCGGTTTAGGCTATTGAGAAGATATAAAAGAAAAATATTCATTATCCTCTATTGAGGATATCAAAGAAATCGCAAGTAAAATTGATGTTAATTTGGATAAGCAAAGTGCAAAAGAAGAGTTTTTCAAATTACTAAAACCTAATTCAGTAAAAACGAGCATTCAAAATATTGGTATCGATTTAATTTACAAAATCATTAAAGAACTAGATTTGTTTTCAGCGTTACCAAAAAGCAAACATAAATCTTTAGAAGAGGTTTTAGAATTTTTTATAGCCACAAGAATTATTTTGCCAAGAAGCTATATGTCGCAATACAAAAATAAGAATGACTTCATAAACGATATTAATGTTAAAAAAACATCAATTTACAACTACCTTGATGTTATTTTAGAAAACAAAGATTCAGTTTTAGTAAACCTTTTTAACAAAATAAATGAATTAACTAACCGTAATAATGAAATTATTCATTTTGATAATACAACTGTTTATTTTGAAAGCTTCACACGAAAAGGTATCAGAAAAAACGGATTTTCAAAAGATGGAAAACATAATGAAGATCAGGTGGTGATTGCTATGGCTGTAGATTGAAACGGAATACCATTACACTATAAAGTTTTTCCAGGGAATACTGCGGATGGTAAAACAATGTTATCGTTTGTTTTAGAACTGCAATTTCTTTATAAAATAAACGACATTACAATAGTCGCTGATCGTGGAATTAATAATAATGCGAATTTGCGTTTTCTAGAACAAAAAGGTATTAAATACATATTCCAAAAAAGATTAGATACTTTAAGCAACGAGATGAAAAAATTTATTTTACAAGACGAAAACTATACTTTCAGAGATGATTTTTTCTGAAAAGAACAAATGGTGGAATCTATATGAAACAAAAAGAGATTTAATGGCCAATACCGAAAATGATGTGTGTTTTTTAGTCCTGGTAAAAGAACACTAGACAAGTTAAAAAGAAACAATTTCATCGATAAACTAAATCAAAAAGCTATTAACGGAGAACTACATCTTAGTTCATTAGTTCCTGAATACAAAAAGAAATATATGGATATAAATGGTAAAACGGTCGCGAAATTAAACTGAGAAAAAATAAAGAAAAAGGAATCAGAGGATGGTTTTTATATTATTGAAACCAATATTCTTAACTTAACACCATCAAGAGCTAATGAAATTTATAAAAGACAATGAAAAGTAGAAGAAAACTTTAGAACACTGAAATCTTCTTTACAAGTTAGACCTGTATTTGTACACAGCGAAAAACACATACTAGCACATCTTTTATTGTGTTTTATTGCTCTCGTTGTTTTAAAATATTCTCTTTACAAATTAAAAAATTATTATAAAAGCAACGGAGAAATACAAAGAGTGACTTTAGATCTGTTTATTGATTCTTTAAGGATGATGACAATTACAAGAAAAGAAATTGATGGTAAGGTTGTTCAGGAAATAATAAATGATTTAGATGAAAATCATAAAGAAAACATAAAAATTTACAAAGACTTTATTGCATGCATGACGTAA
- a CDS encoding HIT domain-containing protein — translation MVINTGKEAEQSVFHTHIHVIPYK, via the coding sequence ATTGTAATTAACACCGGAAAAGAAGCAGAGCAAAGTGTATTTCATACACATATTCATGTAATTCCTTACAAATAA